One region of Flavobacterium sp. KACC 22763 genomic DNA includes:
- a CDS encoding acyltransferase, protein MSSFQSITILFFKVFRKVYYTFLKVLDKVFCCFILYSNGVKFDKFITNGVPKVFIARGGRMVIGVNFKMNNREVSNPIGRFKRCSFMVGKNGNLIFGNNVGISSSAIVCHNSVQIGDNVKLGGNVVIYDTDFHSLNPEERKDSYKDRLGAKNKPIIICSNAFIGAHSTILKGVTIGQNSIIGACSVVTKDVPENQIWAGNPAKFIRKLDEKQ, encoded by the coding sequence ATGAGTTCGTTTCAATCCATAACTATTCTCTTTTTTAAAGTTTTTAGAAAAGTTTACTATACTTTTCTAAAAGTATTAGATAAAGTTTTTTGTTGTTTTATTCTATACTCAAACGGAGTAAAATTTGATAAATTCATAACGAATGGAGTTCCTAAAGTCTTTATTGCTCGTGGAGGAAGGATGGTAATTGGCGTAAATTTTAAAATGAATAATAGAGAGGTCTCAAATCCTATTGGTAGATTTAAGAGATGTAGTTTTATGGTTGGGAAGAACGGAAATTTAATATTTGGTAATAATGTAGGGATTAGTTCATCAGCAATTGTATGTCATAATAGTGTGCAGATTGGTGATAATGTGAAATTGGGAGGGAATGTCGTGATTTATGATACAGATTTCCATAGTTTAAACCCAGAAGAAAGAAAAGATAGTTATAAAGATAGATTAGGAGCAAAAAATAAACCTATCATAATATGTAGTAATGCTTTTATTGGGGCACATTCAACAATACTAAAGGGTGTAACGATTGGGCAAAACTCAATAATTGGAGCTTGTTCGGTTGTTACTAAAGATGTTCCTGAAAATCAAATTTGGGCAGGCAATCCTGCGAAGTTTATTAGAAAATTAGATGAAAAGCAATAG
- a CDS encoding lipopolysaccharide biosynthesis protein — MKHLVQKIYDKAGIKSNRTKNITRHVFISFLYKGGSIICSFLMVPLTIKFLDTDNYGVWLTLSSFIAWFSFFDIGIGNGLRNKFAEAKAKEDLILAKTYVSTAYFTIGSICFILIPVFFLFNFFVDWSKVFNTNENFQKQLSLLMPIVFALFCLNLVGKLITTIYTADQNHSMQGKINFYTSLLSLIAIWFMIQTTESSLFLFGIIFSVLPVLILIGLNVFAFTNVYKDYKPVFSLWKKDYFKDIFGLGFSFFFIQMAWIIITTTDNIIISQLFSPKEVVPYNLALKLFSISIMMFTIIVTPYWSSFTEAYFKSDYMWIKVAMKNLKMFIVIFCVISVMILLCSDFLYKIWLGKEADVPFYMSLSMCIYTCLIIYLTPFNYFINGIGKVKLQLYQTIFMSVLNIPISIFFAKHLNIGPVGIILGTIICIVPSVIISTVQFNKIISQKAKGIWNL, encoded by the coding sequence TTGAAACATTTAGTTCAAAAGATTTATGATAAGGCCGGAATTAAGAGCAACCGTACAAAGAATATTACTAGACACGTGTTCATTTCTTTTCTCTATAAAGGTGGAAGTATAATTTGTTCTTTTCTAATGGTTCCATTGACTATTAAGTTTTTAGATACAGATAATTATGGCGTATGGCTTACACTTAGTTCTTTTATAGCATGGTTTTCTTTTTTCGACATTGGTATAGGAAACGGTTTGCGAAATAAATTTGCTGAGGCCAAAGCAAAAGAAGACTTGATTTTAGCAAAAACTTACGTGAGCACTGCTTATTTTACAATTGGGTCTATTTGTTTTATTCTAATTCCAGTTTTTTTTCTTTTTAATTTTTTTGTTGATTGGTCAAAAGTTTTTAATACCAATGAAAATTTCCAGAAACAACTTAGTTTACTTATGCCAATTGTGTTTGCTTTATTTTGTTTGAATTTAGTAGGGAAATTAATCACGACTATTTATACTGCAGATCAAAATCATTCGATGCAAGGAAAAATTAATTTTTACACTTCATTACTTTCCTTAATAGCAATATGGTTTATGATACAAACAACAGAAAGTTCTTTGTTTTTATTTGGAATTATTTTTTCTGTATTACCAGTTTTGATATTGATTGGACTTAATGTTTTTGCTTTTACAAATGTTTATAAAGATTACAAACCTGTTTTTTCTTTGTGGAAGAAGGATTATTTTAAGGATATTTTTGGCTTGGGGTTTAGCTTTTTTTTTATACAAATGGCTTGGATAATTATTACAACAACAGATAATATAATTATTTCTCAACTGTTTTCTCCTAAAGAAGTTGTTCCATATAATTTAGCATTGAAGTTGTTTAGTATCTCAATAATGATGTTTACTATTATTGTTACACCATATTGGTCTTCTTTTACTGAAGCATATTTTAAAAGTGATTACATGTGGATAAAAGTAGCTATGAAAAATTTGAAAATGTTTATAGTCATTTTTTGCGTAATTTCTGTGATGATATTACTGTGCTCCGATTTTTTGTATAAAATATGGTTAGGTAAAGAAGCTGATGTGCCATTTTATATGAGTTTATCAATGTGTATCTATACCTGCTTGATAATATATTTAACGCCTTTTAATTATTTTATAAATGGGATTGGCAAGGTTAAATTGCAATTATATCAAACTATCTTTATGAGTGTTTTGAATATTCCTATTTCTATTTTCTTTGCAAAACATCTTAATATTGGACCAGTTGGAATTATTTTGGGAACTATAATTTGTATTGTCCCGAGTGTAATTATCTCTACTGTTCAATTTAATAAGATAATTTCTCAAAAAGCAAAAGGAATTTGGAATTTATGA